The following coding sequences lie in one Camelus bactrianus isolate YW-2024 breed Bactrian camel chromosome 8, ASM4877302v1, whole genome shotgun sequence genomic window:
- the PKIB gene encoding cAMP-dependent protein kinase inhibitor beta, translated as MRTESSEMTDVEPMVNNFASSARAGRRNALPDIQGSTAIGGTLELPLKLEALSVKEDVKKKDEETTQDQLEKPKDEGK; from the exons ATGAGGACAGAGTCATCAGAAATGACGGATGTGGAGCCCATGGTCAACAACTTTGCATCATCAGCAAGGGCAGGCCGCCGGAATGCTCTACCAGACATCCAGGGGTCAACAGCCATCGGCGGAACCTTGGAGTTGCCCTTGAAACTGGAGGCCCTCTCCGTGAAGGAAG atgtgaaaaagaaagatgaagaaacaacACAAGACCAATTGGAAAAGCCCaaagatgaaggaaaatga